From Aliarcobacter butzleri, the proteins below share one genomic window:
- the hemA gene encoding glutamyl-tRNA reductase has translation MSYLVISFSHKNTDIKLREKLAFNSDEDKDRFLKLILENDITKEAILLSTCNRVEIITRSLNIKQSSKDIIEKLATYSKVDFDVLYDRADIYDADGAVHHLFSVASALDSLVIGETQIVGQLKDAFRFSQAKGYCSLNITRVMHYAFKCAAQVRTATSLGTGSVSVASTAVSKAKDIIGNTKDVKALVVGAGEMSELTVKHLIASGFDVTIISRDTKKAQNLASTFEVHVNVEPYDKLTQLLITTPIMITATSAPYPIITKENAPSSNINRYWFDIAVPRDIDENISMSNLEIFSVDDLQDIVNENMSLRAEQAKTAYGIVSRMSLEFFEWLKSLEIEPIVKNLYLKGNEIIDKKVKNAIKKGFIDSKDEENIRKLCLTVITEYLHNPAKQLKDISKNMECDLVVGTVQNMFSLNENSTSKNRYKCDHLSKN, from the coding sequence ATGAGTTATTTAGTAATTAGTTTTTCTCATAAAAATACAGATATAAAGTTAAGAGAAAAACTAGCTTTTAATAGTGATGAAGATAAAGATAGATTTTTAAAATTAATTTTGGAAAATGATATTACAAAAGAAGCTATTTTACTATCTACTTGTAATAGAGTTGAAATAATCACAAGAAGTTTAAATATAAAACAAAGTTCAAAAGATATTATTGAAAAATTGGCTACTTATTCGAAAGTTGATTTTGATGTTTTATATGATAGAGCAGATATTTATGATGCAGATGGTGCAGTTCATCACTTATTTTCAGTAGCTTCTGCACTTGATTCACTTGTTATTGGGGAAACTCAAATAGTTGGTCAACTAAAAGATGCTTTTAGATTTTCTCAAGCAAAAGGGTATTGTTCTTTAAACATAACAAGAGTTATGCACTATGCTTTTAAATGTGCAGCACAGGTGCGAACAGCAACTAGTTTAGGAACGGGTTCAGTTTCTGTTGCTTCAACAGCAGTTTCAAAAGCAAAAGATATAATAGGAAATACAAAAGATGTAAAAGCTCTTGTTGTTGGTGCTGGTGAGATGAGTGAACTTACAGTTAAACATCTTATTGCTTCAGGATTTGATGTAACAATAATAAGTAGAGATACAAAAAAAGCTCAAAATCTAGCTTCAACTTTTGAAGTTCATGTAAATGTTGAGCCTTATGATAAATTAACACAATTATTAATAACAACACCTATTATGATAACAGCAACTTCTGCTCCATATCCAATAATTACTAAAGAAAATGCTCCAAGTTCAAATATAAATAGATATTGGTTTGATATTGCAGTTCCAAGAGATATAGATGAAAATATCTCAATGTCAAATTTAGAAATCTTTTCTGTTGATGATTTACAAGATATAGTAAATGAAAATATGAGTTTAAGAGCAGAACAGGCAAAAACTGCTTATGGGATAGTAAGTCGTATGTCTTTAGAGTTTTTTGAATGGTTAAAATCTCTTGAAATTGAACCAATAGTAAAAAATCTTTATTTAAAAGGTAATGAAATAATAGATAAAAAAGTAAAAAATGCTATTAAAAAAGGTTTTATAGATTCAAAAGATGAAGAAAATATTAGAAAACTGTGTTTAACAGTAATTACTGAATATTTGCACAATCCAGCAAAACAATTAAAAGATATTTCAAAAAATATGGAGTGTGATTTAGTTGTAGGAACTGTTCAAAATATGTTTTCTTTAAATGAGAATTCAACTTCAAAAAATAGATATAAATGTGACCATTTATCAAAAAATTAA
- a CDS encoding proline--tRNA ligase, with the protein MKFSKMFIPTTKETPNDATLPSHQYLVRGGFIAQTGAGIYDFMPLGKIVLEKIRAIVKEEMDEAGANEVQFGFVTPLTLWQESGRATTMGAEMLRFKDRKNGEFVLSPTNEEAVVNMVKNRITSYKDLPLHLYQINTKFRDEARPRFGLMRGREFLMKDGYSFHSSEEDLVREFNLMETTYKKIYTKLGLDFRVVAADSGAIGGSGSKEFHVIADSGEDTLVVCDSCDYGANIEAAIRKPKTYSFERKSDSKKIHTPNTKTIEEVANFLNISKEQTIKAVIKKAIYEEKTQIVIFFVRGSDELEETKACNAVNALELIDASEDDIKEAGLVAGYCGLFNLPSNINFIIDLELKDEIGLACGANEEDYHLVNTDLSTLKDVKYYDLIAVQEGDICACCGGKLSYTKGIEAGHIFQLGTKYSSAMNANFLDENGKAKPFIMGCYGIGVSRLVAAVIEQNHDDKGCIWTKATAPFMVDIIVSNSKKEEEAKVGEELYSKLKQAGISTILDDRINARFGFKMSDFELLGFPYAVVIGKKLEDGLVEIVDRKTLEKIDVKVDEVISKILELVK; encoded by the coding sequence ATGAAATTTAGTAAAATGTTTATTCCAACAACAAAAGAGACTCCAAATGATGCAACTCTTCCATCACATCAATATTTAGTAAGAGGTGGATTTATAGCTCAAACTGGAGCTGGAATTTATGATTTTATGCCTTTAGGAAAAATTGTTTTAGAAAAAATTAGAGCTATTGTAAAAGAAGAGATGGATGAAGCAGGAGCAAATGAAGTTCAATTTGGTTTTGTTACACCACTTACTTTGTGGCAAGAATCAGGACGAGCTACAACTATGGGAGCAGAAATGCTTCGATTTAAAGATAGAAAAAATGGTGAGTTTGTTTTAAGTCCAACAAATGAAGAAGCTGTTGTAAATATGGTAAAAAATAGAATTACTTCATACAAAGATTTACCACTTCATCTTTATCAAATAAATACAAAGTTTAGAGATGAAGCAAGACCTAGATTTGGTCTTATGAGAGGAAGAGAATTTTTAATGAAAGATGGATATTCTTTTCATTCAAGCGAAGAGGATTTAGTAAGAGAATTCAATCTTATGGAAACAACTTATAAAAAAATCTATACAAAATTAGGTCTTGATTTTAGAGTTGTTGCAGCAGACTCAGGAGCAATTGGTGGAAGTGGTTCAAAAGAGTTTCACGTAATTGCTGATAGTGGAGAAGATACTTTAGTTGTTTGTGATTCTTGTGATTATGGAGCAAATATTGAAGCAGCGATAAGAAAACCTAAAACTTATAGTTTTGAAAGAAAATCAGATAGTAAAAAAATTCACACTCCTAATACTAAAACAATAGAAGAAGTTGCAAATTTTTTAAATATTTCAAAAGAACAAACAATAAAAGCTGTAATTAAAAAAGCTATTTATGAAGAAAAAACTCAGATTGTGATTTTCTTTGTAAGAGGAAGTGATGAATTAGAAGAGACAAAAGCTTGTAATGCAGTTAATGCTTTAGAACTAATTGATGCAAGTGAAGATGATATCAAAGAAGCTGGATTAGTTGCTGGATATTGTGGACTTTTTAATCTTCCTTCAAATATAAATTTTATTATTGATTTAGAACTTAAAGATGAAATAGGACTTGCTTGTGGCGCTAATGAAGAAGATTATCATTTAGTAAACACTGATTTATCAACTTTAAAAGATGTAAAATATTATGATTTAATTGCTGTTCAAGAAGGTGATATTTGTGCTTGTTGTGGTGGAAAGTTATCTTATACAAAAGGAATTGAAGCTGGACATATTTTCCAACTTGGAACTAAATATTCAAGTGCAATGAATGCAAACTTTTTAGATGAAAATGGAAAAGCAAAACCATTTATTATGGGATGTTATGGAATCGGAGTTTCAAGACTTGTTGCAGCTGTGATTGAGCAAAACCATGATGATAAAGGTTGTATTTGGACAAAAGCAACAGCTCCTTTTATGGTTGATATCATTGTTTCTAATTCTAAAAAAGAAGAAGAAGCAAAAGTTGGAGAAGAACTTTACTCTAAATTAAAACAAGCTGGAATTAGTACAATTTTAGATGATAGAATAAATGCTAGATTTGGTTTTAAAATGAGTGATTTTGAACTTTTAGGTTTTCCTTATGCAGTTGTAATTGGTAAAAAATTAGAAGATGGTTTAGTTGAAATTGTAGATAGAAAAACTTTAGAAAAAATTGATGTAAAAGTAGATGAAGTTATTTCTAAAATTTTAGAATTAGTTAAATAA
- a CDS encoding mechanosensitive ion channel family protein, which translates to MEIEKEISKTIEKSIEKNVDVITRDLKSYIPNNIVEVIASHVFSFIVALLIFFIGKWIVNKIVTILGKVLRKINGIDETLVKFLENIVYYALLTVVIIAALNKLGIATTSFLAILGAAGLAIGLALKDSLGNFASGVMIVIFKPFKVGDSVVAGGVTGIVTEVTIFNTVFLTADNQKIIVPNSSITGGSITNVNANDTRRVDIIVGISYEDNIKHAKEVLANIINENSKVLKDKAVGINVTELADSSVNLTINVWVKSSDFASTKAELLESIKTTFDEVGITIPYPKQEVYQYNKN; encoded by the coding sequence ATGGAAATAGAAAAAGAGATAAGCAAAACAATAGAAAAATCAATAGAAAAAAATGTTGATGTCATCACAAGAGATTTGAAATCTTATATTCCAAATAATATTGTAGAAGTTATAGCAAGTCATGTTTTTTCATTTATTGTTGCTTTATTAATATTTTTTATTGGAAAGTGGATTGTAAATAAAATAGTTACTATTTTAGGAAAAGTTTTAAGAAAAATAAATGGAATCGATGAAACTTTAGTAAAATTTCTAGAAAATATCGTTTATTATGCTTTATTAACAGTTGTTATAATAGCAGCTTTAAATAAATTAGGAATTGCTACAACTTCATTTTTAGCAATACTTGGAGCGGCTGGTCTTGCTATTGGTTTAGCATTAAAAGACTCTTTAGGAAACTTTGCTTCAGGAGTTATGATAGTTATATTTAAACCTTTTAAAGTTGGTGATAGTGTAGTTGCAGGTGGAGTTACTGGAATTGTTACTGAAGTTACTATTTTTAATACAGTTTTTTTAACAGCAGATAATCAAAAGATAATTGTTCCAAATAGTTCAATTACTGGTGGAAGTATTACAAATGTAAATGCAAATGATACAAGAAGAGTTGATATAATTGTTGGAATTTCTTATGAAGATAATATAAAACATGCAAAAGAAGTTTTAGCAAATATTATAAATGAAAATTCAAAAGTTTTAAAAGATAAAGCAGTTGGAATTAATGTAACAGAACTTGCTGATAGTTCTGTAAATCTTACAATAAATGTTTGGGTTAAATCTTCTGATTTTGCAAGTACTAAAGCTGAACTTTTAGAAAGTATTAAAACAACATTTGATGAGGTTGGAATAACTATTCCTTATCCAAAACAAGAGGTTTATCAATATAATAAAAATTAA
- a CDS encoding tRNA nucleotidyltransferase/poly(A) polymerase family protein: MLVGGCVRDSFLNKKIKDYDVEIFNFDSLKILEKSLKKFGNVNLVGKSFGVLTLKIDEYDFDFSLPRIEKKVGSSHTDFEVSTNANLSFKEAAIRRDFTINAIGYDYFKNEILDPFDGMNDLKNKIIKHIDDKTFVEDSLRVYRSVQFASRFEFKIDENTKILCKKIVSSGELKFLPKERVFEELKKLFLKSKKPSIGLSLLKEFNIMNIEQNLEEIDNLAFILKDKNYDDFRKLYLFFSCLCKGMNENETFSFIKNLTDDKKFIKNILILNETNLTNDIKILKRLSLKLKLEDLIVLNQALGNTISLEVFEILKSLDILNTPIKSLILGKDLIKLGFVPSEKFKEILDFAFDLQIEDDLSKSNIIEKIRQQYKF; the protein is encoded by the coding sequence ATTCTTGTTGGTGGTTGTGTACGAGATAGCTTTTTAAACAAAAAAATTAAAGATTATGATGTAGAGATTTTTAATTTTGACTCTTTAAAAATATTAGAAAAATCATTAAAAAAATTTGGAAATGTCAACCTTGTTGGAAAAAGTTTTGGAGTTTTGACTTTAAAAATTGATGAATATGATTTTGATTTTTCTCTTCCACGAATTGAAAAAAAAGTAGGAAGTTCTCATACTGATTTTGAAGTTTCTACAAATGCAAATCTATCTTTTAAAGAAGCAGCAATAAGACGAGATTTTACTATAAATGCAATAGGATATGACTATTTTAAAAATGAGATTTTAGATCCTTTTGATGGAATGAACGATTTAAAAAATAAAATTATAAAACATATAGATGATAAAACGTTTGTAGAAGATAGTTTAAGAGTTTATAGAAGTGTACAATTTGCTTCAAGATTTGAATTTAAAATTGATGAAAATACAAAAATACTTTGTAAAAAAATAGTATCAAGTGGTGAATTAAAATTTTTACCAAAAGAGAGAGTTTTTGAAGAGTTAAAAAAACTTTTTCTAAAATCAAAAAAACCTTCTATAGGTTTGAGTCTTTTAAAAGAGTTTAATATTATGAATATTGAACAAAATTTAGAAGAAATTGATAATTTAGCTTTTATTTTAAAAGATAAAAATTATGATGATTTTAGAAAATTGTATTTATTTTTTAGTTGTTTATGCAAAGGTATGAATGAAAATGAAACTTTTTCTTTTATAAAAAATTTAACTGATGATAAAAAGTTTATAAAAAATATTTTGATTTTAAATGAAACAAATTTAACAAATGATATAAAAATATTAAAAAGACTCTCTTTAAAATTAAAACTTGAAGATTTAATAGTATTAAATCAAGCTCTTGGAAATACAATTTCATTAGAAGTTTTTGAAATATTAAAAAGTTTAGATATTTTAAATACTCCTATAAAATCTTTAATTTTGGGAAAAGATTTAATAAAATTAGGGTTTGTTCCTTCTGAAAAATTTAAAGAGATTTTAGATTTTGCTTTTGATTTACAAATTGAAGATGATTTATCAAAAAGTAACATAATAGAAAAAATTAGACAGCAGTATAAATTTTAA
- a CDS encoding DUF3015 family protein produces the protein MKKLVTLVAAVGLTTSLYANNTNTGCGLGSIVIKNQNTTILQALAATTNGTSGNQTFGISSGTSNCNKPNNFVSNDKLNQFVNENMDELAMDISAGKGETLSTVAKLMNVEDTNAFSAKLQANFSEIYSSENVTSANVIDSIAKYI, from the coding sequence ATGAAAAAACTTGTTACTTTAGTAGCAGCAGTTGGTCTTACGACTTCACTTTATGCAAATAATACAAATACAGGTTGTGGACTTGGTTCAATTGTTATCAAAAACCAAAACACTACAATATTACAAGCTTTAGCAGCAACTACAAATGGAACTTCTGGAAATCAAACTTTTGGTATTTCAAGTGGTACTTCAAATTGTAATAAACCAAATAACTTTGTATCAAATGACAAATTAAATCAATTCGTAAATGAAAACATGGATGAATTAGCTATGGATATTTCAGCAGGAAAAGGTGAAACTTTAAGTACAGTTGCAAAACTTATGAATGTTGAAGATACAAATGCATTTTCAGCTAAATTACAAGCAAATTTCTCAGAAATTTACTCTAGTGAAAATGTAACTTCTGCAAATGTAATTGATTCAATTGCAAAATACATCTAA
- a CDS encoding Lnb N-terminal periplasmic domain-containing protein, translating to MQNTSNFIERGIKYFILISLFFSASNSLELKNYIEEHKLYENSYWAKLLHYRDGISEIDSTNFFISNNGKENLKEELFETINSLETGTNNVLCRFPLRVEWLKENIPTLEEKIVPYSCEELDKFLELTNAKYVTMVFPTAHINSPASMYGHTFLKVGSDKETPLISNAINYAAKTDEKNGLIFAYNGLFGGYEGRYSIMPYYEKIKEYNNLEQRDVWEYDLNLSQEEINKLVLHTWELKDSYANYYFFKENCSYNVLWLLEIARPSLDLVSYFDFKAIPLDTIKILTKYDGLIVDSRYRYSNLKKMKHILNEEIENKEFLKAYINDEIELPDSLSQSDKISYLDFKIAYTQYQRSEDGTEKKEYIKNYLKLLKERSAYKQTRTYNIKSPLDPLISHDSARIGLFYDSNDSFEASIKPAYNDMYDIVDGYLQGAYIDFFELNFKKQKDKDAKLDRFTLIKIKSYSSQDMIFKPISWGIDAGYEHFKDKDDYFKIKPEVGVSFGNDKDFIYSMLGSNIYYKGNDQLYSAGVNIGFITNRIENFNIGVNYTYDKYNKSLENNQFEAFTTYKIDRNLALNLKYINDDLYEKQDRVKVGVMFYF from the coding sequence TTGCAAAATACATCTAATTTTATAGAAAGAGGAATTAAGTATTTTATACTTATTTCTCTTTTTTTCTCAGCTTCAAACTCTTTAGAACTAAAAAATTACATCGAAGAACATAAACTTTATGAAAATTCTTATTGGGCAAAATTATTGCACTATAGAGATGGTATTAGTGAAATAGATTCAACTAACTTTTTTATATCAAATAATGGAAAAGAAAATTTAAAAGAAGAGTTATTTGAAACTATAAATTCTTTGGAAACTGGAACAAATAATGTTTTATGTAGATTTCCTTTAAGAGTAGAGTGGTTAAAAGAAAATATTCCAACTTTAGAAGAAAAAATAGTTCCATATTCTTGTGAAGAGTTAGACAAGTTTTTAGAATTGACAAATGCAAAATATGTAACTATGGTTTTTCCTACAGCTCATATAAATTCACCAGCTTCTATGTATGGACACACTTTTTTGAAAGTTGGCTCAGACAAAGAGACACCCCTTATTTCAAATGCTATAAATTATGCAGCAAAAACAGATGAAAAAAATGGTTTGATTTTTGCTTATAATGGACTATTTGGTGGATATGAAGGAAGATATTCAATAATGCCATATTATGAAAAGATAAAAGAGTACAACAACCTTGAACAAAGAGATGTTTGGGAGTATGATTTAAACTTATCTCAAGAAGAAATAAATAAACTTGTTCTTCATACTTGGGAGTTAAAAGATTCTTATGCAAATTACTATTTTTTCAAAGAAAATTGTTCATATAATGTTTTATGGTTATTGGAAATTGCAAGACCAAGTTTAGATTTAGTTAGTTATTTTGATTTTAAAGCAATTCCACTTGATACTATAAAAATATTAACAAAATATGATGGTTTAATAGTTGATTCAAGATATAGATACTCAAATTTGAAAAAGATGAAACATATTTTAAATGAAGAGATAGAAAATAAAGAGTTTTTAAAAGCTTATATAAATGATGAAATAGAACTACCAGATAGTTTAAGTCAAAGTGATAAAATCTCATATTTAGATTTTAAGATTGCTTATACTCAATATCAACGTTCAGAAGATGGAACTGAAAAAAAAGAGTATATAAAAAACTATTTAAAACTTTTAAAAGAGCGAAGTGCTTATAAACAAACAAGAACTTATAACATAAAATCACCTCTTGACCCACTTATTTCTCATGATTCAGCTAGAATTGGTTTATTTTATGATTCAAATGATAGTTTTGAAGCAAGTATAAAACCAGCATACAATGATATGTATGATATTGTTGATGGATATTTGCAAGGTGCATATATTGATTTTTTTGAACTAAATTTCAAAAAACAAAAAGATAAAGATGCAAAACTTGATAGATTTACACTTATTAAAATAAAATCATATTCTTCTCAAGATATGATATTTAAACCAATTTCTTGGGGAATTGATGCTGGTTATGAACATTTTAAAGATAAAGATGATTATTTTAAAATAAAACCAGAAGTTGGAGTTAGTTTTGGAAATGATAAAGATTTTATCTACTCAATGTTAGGTTCAAATATCTATTATAAAGGGAATGACCAACTATATTCAGCCGGAGTAAATATTGGATTTATTACAAATAGGATTGAAAACTTCAATATTGGAGTAAATTACACTTACGATAAATATAATAAAAGCTTAGAAAACAATCAATTTGAAGCTTTTACTACTTATAAAATAGATAGAAATTTAGCTTTAAATTTAAAATATATAAATGATGATTTATATGAAAAACAAGATAGAGTAAAAGTAGGAGTTATGTTCTACTTTTAA